The DNA sequence aagttaGCTCCATAAATAAGCGAGTGCCTTGAGTAACGATATGGAACTAACAAGgttgataattaattttaaaattcttgCTATGGTTTAGGTTCCCTTTGCGCGTCGAATTTGACAAGTCAAGAAAGCAACCGTTTCTGCTTTTTTATGACTTAAAAtaccatagataatatttttaagataCTGGAGGATTTGACACAATTTAATTGAGATTTGAGATTTTGTAATACCATTAGAATTGAAAGTTTGGAATTTTTTTATCCAATCACTGTAAAATGCATCTGTCGCTGCGCCTATTATCAAATAGACATCCTTCTTTCATAGCTCGCACAGTGTTTGTACAAAACAACGATATTGACAATGCGTGTAGGTTGATCAACAGGATTATGGGTAAAGAAGGTCTTTTAGCTCAATACAGGCTCACTAGATACTACGAGAAGCCGTTTCAggtataaatattgaaatttttttattgacagaaAATCAAAGGTTTCCATCCATATTAAATACACATTCGTTATTTACATGTTAGATGTTGGTCAAGTAAATAAACTTTAACTGTAATTTTATTACAGAAACTCTTCATATTATGcaatagtattatttattagtagttTACATTTTCGCAACATCGCCTTTATAACAACTTACAAacttaaaaattacttttaaca is a window from the Bombyx mori chromosome 12, ASM3026992v2 genome containing:
- the mRpS21 gene encoding mitochondrial ribosomal protein S21, with translation MHLSLRLLSNRHPSFIARTVFVQNNDIDNACRLINRIMGKEGLLAQYRLTRYYEKPFQTRRRVNHEKCKAIYNEDMERKIQFVLRKNRHEPFPGCY